A DNA window from Setaria viridis chromosome 2, Setaria_viridis_v4.0, whole genome shotgun sequence contains the following coding sequences:
- the LOC117845446 gene encoding peroxidase 2 produces MAKLAVAITLLLALLGSVASQNIYAPGPSPPSPRAIPGTPPRQNPTGSNPPRPTRPTNPRLSPRPVAHPPSQGPLSSTPPPTYPPNPSPPIYPPSPSPLSSTPPTNPPPSPPSSPAYPPNPNPPIYPPSSSPLSSTPPTNPPPSPLSLPAYPPSPSPLSPSIPPTYPPNTSPSPTTYPSSTSPTPSANPPAYTSPSPSPASSYAPSTSPIPIPPSHPPSASPPIYPSPSPSPSIPSPSYPTPSPSPSPSSSISSPPNYPPSPSPSSSISSPPRYPPSPSPSTAPSGLSVGYYRYSCPDAESIVRAAVKNATDGNRGTGAGLIRLFFHDCFVEGCDASVLLNTTGSTQPTERASVPNLSLRGFEVIDAAKAALEAACPGVVSCADIVAFAGRDATFFLSGNAVDFDMPAGRYDGYVSLDSAAIANLPPPFASLKELKDMFAAKGLDTEDMVTLSGAHTVGRSQCSSFSDRLPPNASDMNATLAASLTSQCNGTGDPTVPQDFVTPSGLDSQYYRNVLNHEVLFGSDAALLASDQTAGMVRDNAFKPGLWEDKFKAAMVKMGRAGVKNSTDGEIRKKCWMINQVSS; encoded by the exons ATGGCTAAGCTTGCTGTCGCAATAACCTTGCTTCTTGCGCTCCTCGGATCGGTGGCGTCCCAGAACATTTATGCTCCTGGCCCGAGCCCGCCAAGCCCAAGAGCGATCCCTGGTACTCCTCCAAGGCAGAACCCGACGGGCTCAAATCCACCGAGACCGACGCGGCCCACTAATCCTCGGCTGAGCCCCAGACCGGTGGCTCATCCACCAAGCCAAGGTCCATTGAGCTCAACTCCACCACCAACCTATCCTCCCAACCCAAGCCCACCCATTTACCCTCCTAGCCCGAGCCCATTGAGCTCGACTCCACCTACGAATCCTCCTCCCAGTCCACCGAGCTCACCTGCTTATCCTCCCAACCCAAACCCACCCATTTATCCTCCTAGCTCGAGCCCACTGAGCTCGACTCCACCTACAAATCCTCCACCCAGTCCACTAAGCCTGCCTGCTTATCCTCCCAGTCCAAGTCCTTTGAGCCCATCAATCCCACCTACTTATCCTCCAAACACAAGCCCAAGCCCGACCACCTACCCGTCGAGCACTAGCCCGACTCCGAGTGCAAACCCACCAGCGTATACTTCACCAAGCCCAAGCCCTGCCAGCAGCTATGCTCCAAGCACGAGCCCCATCCCAATTCCACCATCTCATCCTCCGAGTGCAAGCCCACCGATATATCCCTCACCAAGCCCAAGCCCATCGATCCCTAGTCCATCCTATCCTACTCCCAGCCCCAGCCCAAGCCCTTCTAGCTCAATCTCGAGTCCACCCAATTACCCTCCTAGCCCAAGCCCGTCTAGCTCAATCTCGAGTCCACCTCGTTACCCTCCTAGCCCTAGCCCAAGCACTGCTCCATCAGGGCTCAGTGTCGGCTACTACAGGTACTCATGCCCTGACGCAGAAAGCATCGTCAGGGCGGCCGTGAAAAACGCCACAGACGGTAACCGTGGCACGGGCGCTGGCCTCATTCGTTTgttcttccacgactgcttcgttgAG GGGTGCGATGCTTCAGTTCTCCTCAACACGACCGGCTCTACCCAACCGACGGAGAGGGCCAGCGTACCCAACCTGAGCCTGCGCGGCTTCGAGGTGATCGACGCGGCCAAGGCGGCGCTCGAGGCCGCCTGCCCTGGCGTCGTCTCGTGCGCGGACATCGTCGCCTTCGCTGGCCGCGACGCGACCTTCTTCCTCAGCGGCAACGCCGTCGACTTCGACATGCCAGCGGGGCGCTACGACGGGTACGTGTCCCTCGACAGCGCGGCCATCGCcaacctgccgccgccgttcgccaGCCTGAAGgagctcaaggacatgttcgcCGCCAAGGGGCTCGACACCGAGGACATGGTCACCCTCTCCGGCGCGCACACCGTCGGCCGCTCCCAGTGCTCGTCCTTCTCCGACCGCCTCCCACCCAACGCCTCGGACATGAACGCCACGCTCGCCGCCTCTCTGACCTCGCAGTGCAACGGCACCGGCGACCCCACCGTGCCGCAGGACTTCGTGACACCCAGCGGCCTGGACAGCCAGTACTACAGGAACGTGCTCAACCACGAGGTGCTGTTCGGGTCGGACGCCGCGCTGCTGGCGTCGGACCAGACGGCGGGCATGGTGAGAGACAACGCGTTCAAGCCGGGGCTGTGGGAGGACAAGTTCAAGGCGGCGATGGTGAAGATGGGCCGCGCTGGAGTCAAGAACAGCACCGACGGCGAGATCAGAAAGAAGTGCTGGATGATCAACCAAGTATCGAGCTAA